A genomic region of Spea bombifrons isolate aSpeBom1 chromosome 9, aSpeBom1.2.pri, whole genome shotgun sequence contains the following coding sequences:
- the LOC128505150 gene encoding DNA-dependent metalloprotease SPRTN-like yields the protein MDYIDPECFSVIDPAWEVLDPNPNLQELFMSFNGMFFQGQLKGVEVKWSRRMILKTVICYYKENEDVCTIYISKPLLTLRSRRDLVEVLLHEMIHAFLFVTRQYKDDGAHGPEFCKHMERINNITGANISIHHNFYAEVAECRKHWWLCNGPCRAWGPKFDFIMWAINRAPSALEHWWSHHQLTCGGTFVKVNGPENYIQKGKKRSFSSPTTTPNDNSGHELPSKRARMDK from the coding sequence ATGGATTATATAGATCCTGAGTGCTTTTCAGTTATCGATCCTGCTTGGGAGGTGCTGGACCCAAACCCCAACCTCCAGGAATTGTTCATGTCGTTTAATGGCATGTTTTTCCAGGGACAGTTGAAGGGGGTGGAAGTAAAATGGAGCCGCAGGATGATACTAAAAACCGTGATTTGTTACTACAAGGAAAATGAAGACGTGTGCACTATTTATATCAGCAAGCCACTATTGACCTTGAGATCAAGGAGAGATCTTGTTGAGGTCCTTCTCCATGAAATGATTCACGCTTTCCTGTTTGTAACACGCCAATACAAAGATGATGGAGCCCACGGACCAGAGTTCTGCAAACACATGGAGCGCATAAATAACATCACTGGTGCCAACATTTCCATCCACCACAATTTCTATGCAGAGGTTGCTGAATGCAGAAAACACTGGTGGCTCTGTAATGGTCCCTGCAGAGCTTGGGGGCCAAAGTTTGACTTCATAATGTGGGCAATAAATCGGGCACCCTCTGCTCTGGAACATTGGTGGTCACACCATCAGCTTACCTGTGGGGGGACTTTTGTTAAAGTGAATGGGCCTGAAAACTACATTCaaaaagggaagaagaggagTTTCAGTTCACCAACCACCACCCCAAATGACAACAGTGGCCATGAACTGCCTAGCAAGAGGGCCAGAATGGACAAATAA